Proteins from a single region of Hypomesus transpacificus isolate Combined female chromosome 9, fHypTra1, whole genome shotgun sequence:
- the pdhb gene encoding pyruvate dehydrogenase E1 component subunit beta, mitochondrial — protein MASLRCFLRSGRNAVSVVLRREFHKTSPASVQVTVRDALNQAMDEELERDERVFLLGEEVAQYDGAYKVSRGLWKKYGDKRIIDTPITEMGFTGIAVGAAMAGLRPICEFMTFNFSMQAIDQVINSAAKTYYMSAGRQSVPIVFRGPNGASAGVAAQHSQCFAAWYGHCPGLKVVSPWNAEDAKGLLKAAIRDDNPVVFLENELMYGVAFEMSEEAQSKDFTIPIGKAKVERQGTHVSLVTHSRYVSHCLDAAVVLAKDGIECEVINLRTIRPLDVETIEASVMKTNHLVTVEGGWPQFGVGAEICAKVMEGPAFNYLDAPATRVTGVDIPMPYAKILEDNSVPQIKDIIFSVKKTLNV, from the exons ATGGCGTCGTTGAGGTGTTTTCTGCGCTCAGGGAGG AATGCCGTATCGGTTGTCCTGCGCAGGGAGTTCCACAAAACGTCACCGGCTTCAGTGCAG GTAACAGTCAGAGATGCTCTTAACCAGGCCATGGATGAGGAGCTGGAGCGGGATGAGAGAGTCTTCCTGCTGGGGGAGGAAGTGGCACAGTATGACGGTGCCTACAAG GTGAGCAGGGGGCTTTGGAAGAAGTATGGAGACAAACGCATCATCGACACGCCTATCACAGAG ATGGGGTTCACTGGTATTGCAGTCGGGGCTGCAATG GCAGGACTGAGGCCAATCTGCGAGTTCATGACCTTTAATTTCTCTATGCAAGCCATCGACCAAGTCATCAACTCTGCAGCTAAGACCTACTACATGTCGGCCGGCCGTCAGTCTGTCCCCATCGTGTTCCGGGGGCCTAACGGTGCATCTGCGGGTGTGGCTGCCCAGCATTCCCAGTGCTTCGCAGCCTGGTATGGCCACTGTCCTGGCCTCAAGGTAGTGAGTCCATGGAACGCTGAAGATGCCAAGGGTCTCCTCAAAGCAGCCATCAGAGATGACAATCCCG TGGTCTTTCTGGAAAATGAGCTGATGTATGGAGTTGCATTTGAAATGTCTGAGGAGGCCCAGTCCAAGGACTTTACCATTCCCATCGGAAAAGCCAAGGTTGAAAGACAGg GTACTCACGTTAGTCTCGTGACACATTCCCGGTATGTTAGTCACTGTCTGGACGCTGCTGTCGTCTTGGCCAAAGACGGGATTGAATGTGAG GTCATAAACCTGCGCACCATCAGACCTCTGGATGTTGAGACCATTGAGGCGAGTGTGATGAAGACCAACCATCTGGTGACGGTGGAGGGCGGATGGCCACAGTTTGGAGTAGGAGCTGAGATTTGCGCCAAGGTCATGGAGG GTCCCGCTTTTAACTACTTGGATGCACCTGCCACTCGAGTGACCGGTGTAGACATCCCAATGCCCTACGCTAAGATTCTGGAAGACAACAGCGTTCCCCAGATTAAAGACATCATCTTTTCAGTGAAAAAGACACTGAATGTTTAA